The proteins below come from a single Caenibius sp. WL genomic window:
- the obgE gene encoding GTPase ObgE — protein sequence MHFLDQAKIYLRSGSGGPGAVSFRREKYIEYGGPDGGNGGKGGDIVFEAVPALNTLIDFRYTQHFKAQRGGHGMGKDRTGASAPDLVIKVPVGTQVISDEDGETVLADLVEVGQRVILLEGGMGGRGNASYKTSTNRAPRQHQPGIPGQEMWVWLRLKLLADVGLVGLPNAGKSTFINQVSNAQAKVGDYAFTTLVPKLGVVRHKGREFVLADIPGLIEGAADGAGIGDRFLGHIERCRVLIHLIDIAGEDPAEAMRIVEDELAAYGGGLDDKPRLIVLNKIDLADAELAAAFAEELKDAGADAVFAISGATGAGIEPLLDTVLSYLPAATSTERPDGEIEDEETAAPWSPL from the coding sequence ATGCATTTTCTCGACCAGGCCAAAATATACCTCCGTTCCGGCTCGGGCGGGCCGGGCGCGGTCAGTTTCCGGCGCGAGAAATACATCGAATATGGCGGTCCCGATGGCGGAAATGGCGGCAAGGGCGGCGATATCGTGTTCGAAGCGGTGCCGGCGCTGAACACGCTGATCGATTTTCGCTATACCCAGCATTTCAAGGCCCAGCGTGGCGGCCATGGCATGGGCAAGGACCGCACAGGCGCCAGCGCGCCCGATCTGGTGATCAAGGTCCCGGTCGGCACTCAGGTCATTTCCGATGAGGACGGCGAAACCGTGCTGGCTGATCTGGTCGAAGTGGGGCAGCGGGTCATCCTGCTCGAAGGCGGCATGGGCGGGCGTGGCAACGCCAGCTACAAGACCAGCACCAACCGCGCGCCGCGCCAGCATCAGCCCGGCATTCCGGGACAGGAGATGTGGGTGTGGCTGCGGCTCAAGCTGCTGGCCGATGTCGGGCTGGTCGGGCTGCCCAACGCGGGCAAATCCACGTTCATCAATCAGGTTTCCAACGCTCAGGCCAAAGTGGGCGATTATGCTTTCACCACGCTTGTTCCCAAGCTTGGCGTGGTGCGGCACAAGGGGCGCGAGTTCGTGCTGGCCGATATCCCGGGCCTGATCGAAGGCGCGGCCGATGGCGCGGGGATCGGTGACCGTTTCCTCGGCCATATCGAACGGTGCCGGGTGTTGATCCATCTGATCGACATCGCCGGGGAAGATCCGGCCGAAGCGATGCGGATCGTGGAAGACGAACTGGCCGCCTATGGCGGGGGGCTGGATGACAAGCCGCGCCTGATCGTGCTCAACAAGATCGATCTGGCCGATGCCGAACTGGCTGCGGCGTTCGCGGAAGAATTGAAGGACGCCGGGGCTGATGCCGTCTTCGCGATTTCGGGGGCCACGGGCGCCGGGATCGAGCCGCTGCTGGATACCGTGCTGTCTTATCTCCCCGCCGCGACATCGACCGAACGCCCCGATGGCGAGATCGAGGATGAGGAAACGGCCGCGCCCTGGTCGCCTTTATGA
- a CDS encoding Bax inhibitor-1/YccA family protein gives MANWNDPQPRQPGFGASPSLNGEAVGSATYDLGLRRYMLSIYNYMSSGVLLSGIVALLFAQSGFAAQLMTGGNPLAWVIMLAPLGFVFAMSFGANRFSTFTLQAMFWAFAAVMGLSLSTIFLVFTKASIAMTFFATAAAFAGLSLVGYTTKKDLSGMGTFLIMGVIGLLVAMVINIFVGSTLLQLGISAIGVLIFAGLTAYDTQRLKMMYHQVAGTDFIGKAIVLGALSLYLDFINMFQFLLSFLGQRD, from the coding sequence ATGGCAAATTGGAACGATCCCCAGCCCAGGCAGCCGGGCTTCGGCGCGTCTCCGAGCCTGAATGGGGAAGCTGTCGGCAGCGCGACGTACGATCTCGGCCTGCGCCGCTACATGCTTTCGATCTACAATTACATGTCTTCCGGCGTTCTGCTGTCGGGCATTGTCGCGCTGCTGTTCGCGCAGAGCGGCTTTGCCGCGCAACTGATGACCGGCGGCAATCCGCTGGCATGGGTCATCATGCTGGCGCCCCTCGGCTTCGTCTTCGCAATGAGCTTCGGGGCGAACCGCTTCAGCACGTTTACGCTGCAGGCGATGTTCTGGGCTTTCGCGGCGGTGATGGGCCTTTCGCTCTCGACCATTTTCCTGGTCTTCACCAAGGCCTCGATCGCGATGACTTTCTTCGCGACGGCGGCGGCTTTCGCGGGGCTTAGCCTGGTCGGCTACACCACCAAGAAGGACCTGTCGGGCATGGGCACGTTCCTGATCATGGGCGTGATCGGCCTGCTGGTGGCGATGGTCATCAACATCTTCGTCGGTTCGACGTTGCTGCAGCTCGGCATCAGCGCCATCGGCGTGCTGATTTTCGCTGGCCTGACCGCGTATGACACGCAGCGCCTGAAAATGATGTATCATCAGGTCGCCGGGACCGATTTTATCGGCAAAGCCATCGTGCTCGGCGCGCTGAGCCTCTATCTCGACTTCATCAACATGTTCCAGTTCCTGCTTTCTTTCCTTGGGCAGCGCGACTGA
- a CDS encoding pyrroline-5-carboxylate reductase: MTTFHSILLVGCGNMSGALLAGWLAGGVPPGRFTIVDPVLPAAPEGVTLLRELPDARFDTILLGVKPQVFGEVAQGVEPLAGAGVTVISMMAGVELASLAARFPRAAAHVRMMPNLAAALGKSPVALAAVGADDAAKAALTDFMAPLGTSEWIDESLFDLVTALAGSGPAFVYRFIDALAAGAERLGMPSAEAGRLAIAMVEGASALAASSDVSPGELARRVTSPGGTTAAGLQVMDAEGLFADLIEATLKAARDRGAEMAAAARAEQGGSPGN; the protein is encoded by the coding sequence ATGACTACTTTCCATTCGATCCTCCTCGTCGGTTGCGGCAACATGAGCGGGGCCCTGCTGGCCGGTTGGCTGGCAGGCGGCGTTCCGCCCGGCCGTTTCACTATTGTCGATCCCGTCCTGCCCGCAGCGCCGGAAGGCGTGACTTTGCTGCGCGAACTGCCCGATGCCCGGTTCGACACCATCCTGCTGGGGGTGAAGCCGCAAGTGTTCGGCGAAGTCGCGCAAGGGGTGGAGCCGCTGGCCGGCGCAGGGGTGACGGTCATTTCGATGATGGCCGGGGTCGAACTTGCCAGTCTCGCCGCGCGGTTTCCGCGCGCGGCCGCCCATGTGCGGATGATGCCGAATCTCGCCGCTGCTTTGGGCAAATCTCCGGTGGCGCTGGCCGCCGTGGGGGCTGACGATGCGGCAAAAGCCGCGCTCACCGATTTCATGGCGCCGCTCGGCACGAGTGAGTGGATCGACGAGAGCCTGTTCGATCTGGTGACGGCGCTGGCGGGCTCCGGCCCGGCATTCGTCTATCGCTTCATCGATGCGCTGGCGGCCGGGGCCGAGCGGTTGGGCATGCCATCCGCCGAAGCCGGGCGCCTCGCCATTGCGATGGTGGAAGGGGCATCGGCTCTGGCTGCCAGCTCCGATGTGTCGCCAGGGGAACTCGCCCGGCGGGTGACCAGCCCCGGCGGAACGACGGCGGCCGGTTTGCAGGTGATGGATGCCGAAGGCCTCTTTGCCGATCTGATCGAAGCCACGTTGAAGGCGGCGCGCGATCGCGGGGCGGAAATGGCCGCCGCGGCCCGGGCGGAGCAGGGCGGAAGCCCCGGCAACTGA
- a CDS encoding YbjN domain-containing protein: MRTDGRAFDREDEDAAPVEMLVQLFEARGWPCDFVGEDEISGEIQGSWANYQLRGIWRSEDRVLQLLCLPDVRVPQTKRREMFELLALVNEQLWLGHFDIWSNGGVLLYRHGMMLGDDGLLSLGQAQAIVEAAVSECDRFYPAFQFVLWGDKSPADALDSALVDPAGEA; encoded by the coding sequence ATGAGGACAGACGGACGAGCATTCGACCGGGAGGACGAGGACGCGGCGCCCGTTGAAATGCTCGTGCAACTGTTCGAAGCGCGCGGCTGGCCGTGCGATTTCGTCGGCGAAGATGAGATTTCGGGCGAAATACAGGGCAGCTGGGCCAATTATCAGCTGCGTGGGATCTGGCGTTCCGAAGACCGGGTGCTGCAATTGCTGTGCCTGCCGGATGTGCGCGTGCCCCAGACCAAGCGGCGGGAAATGTTCGAACTGCTGGCGCTGGTGAACGAACAGCTCTGGCTCGGCCATTTCGATATCTGGTCGAATGGCGGCGTGCTCCTTTACCGGCATGGCATGATGCTGGGGGACGATGGACTCCTCAGCCTGGGGCAGGCGCAGGCCATCGTCGAAGCGGCGGTCAGCGAATGCGACCGGTTCTACCCCGCGTTCCAGTTCGTCCTGTGGGGAGACAAGAGCCCCGCCGACGCGCTCGACAGCGCGCTGGTCGATCCGGCAGGCGAAGCCTGA
- a CDS encoding SPOR domain-containing protein, producing MAQAGPMVSREVVQPVPSSRGTSALNSALQRLASNSRDATALVDAGFAALEIGDVDAAVGFFSRADAVDPGNARAQAGLGAAYVRSENPYDALLMFEEAERAGAAPAVLAGDRGLAYDLVGDTGSAQTFYRKALALGPNPEVTRRLAVSLAISGDRGGAEAALLPLLQKQDLAAYRARAFVLAISGDAKEAQKIADQVMPRAMASKIAPYLRYMPRLTPAQQAAAANFGQFPAVAQIGKQDPRAAKYASNTTRRPAQVAAVVAPAAAPQSALVPAGEPFGRKADAEKPAKTTRASSRARQVAAVSPAQAANGRRARELPPVSAQAAAAPQQAAAAYAPPPTAAARPTGELPAVSQGQATAFAAQSVTQSQPVVQPVPSGAAPVAGVASSQATQPVSRVAPDYPAPSQAAAAGGGRAGDAAIASYGNAPDSTASRTAYGAVLQQQAAPTPAPAATALSAPVPAATAAPAAQPYGPTLQEGTAQALAAAPPSAVAANPPAAGGAEPAQGYAAPSAPASPPAPTQPVAPSAPVNLADAFADFALPTAVQRAPGAVDITRITPRRDEVPAARETAVEAKPPATATPSAREAPARGAKDTKSATAAKAQKDAKKDAKPKPPAQPSRVWVQVATGRDVGALGFDWRRMTRANADLFKGQKPHVAVWGQSNRLLTGPFPNAAEARVFVNKLKKDGLDSFVFTSSEGEEVKALPAR from the coding sequence GTGGCGCAAGCGGGCCCGATGGTATCCCGTGAAGTTGTCCAGCCCGTGCCGTCATCGCGGGGGACAAGCGCGCTCAATTCGGCTTTGCAGCGGCTGGCCTCCAATTCCCGCGATGCCACGGCGCTGGTCGATGCGGGGTTTGCCGCGCTGGAAATAGGCGATGTCGATGCGGCGGTCGGGTTCTTCAGCCGGGCCGATGCCGTCGATCCGGGCAATGCGCGGGCGCAGGCCGGGTTGGGCGCGGCCTATGTGCGCAGCGAAAACCCTTACGATGCCCTGCTCATGTTCGAAGAGGCGGAGCGGGCGGGGGCGGCGCCAGCCGTTCTCGCAGGCGATCGCGGCCTGGCCTACGATCTGGTGGGCGACACTGGCTCCGCCCAAACATTTTACCGCAAGGCGCTTGCGCTGGGCCCGAATCCGGAAGTCACCCGCCGCCTTGCCGTCAGCCTGGCGATCTCCGGCGACCGGGGCGGGGCAGAGGCGGCCCTGCTGCCGCTGTTGCAGAAGCAGGACCTTGCCGCCTATCGCGCCCGGGCTTTCGTGCTGGCAATCAGCGGCGATGCCAAGGAAGCGCAAAAGATTGCCGATCAGGTGATGCCGCGCGCGATGGCGTCCAAGATCGCCCCCTATCTGCGATATATGCCGCGCCTGACTCCGGCACAGCAGGCAGCGGCCGCCAATTTCGGGCAATTCCCGGCCGTGGCCCAGATCGGCAAGCAGGATCCGCGCGCTGCGAAGTATGCCAGCAACACCACCAGGCGCCCTGCGCAAGTCGCGGCGGTGGTGGCTCCGGCAGCAGCGCCGCAATCCGCGCTGGTTCCGGCGGGCGAACCCTTCGGCCGGAAAGCGGATGCGGAAAAGCCGGCGAAGACCACCCGTGCGAGCAGCCGCGCCCGGCAAGTGGCCGCCGTGTCCCCGGCGCAAGCCGCAAACGGACGGCGCGCGCGGGAATTGCCGCCCGTGTCGGCGCAAGCGGCGGCTGCGCCCCAGCAGGCAGCAGCGGCTTACGCGCCCCCGCCAACGGCCGCCGCGAGGCCGACAGGCGAATTGCCTGCCGTGTCGCAAGGGCAGGCCACCGCGTTTGCTGCGCAAAGCGTGACACAGTCGCAACCGGTTGTGCAGCCTGTCCCCAGCGGCGCGGCGCCAGTGGCAGGCGTGGCCAGTTCACAGGCAACCCAGCCTGTCAGCCGCGTAGCCCCGGACTATCCCGCGCCCAGCCAAGCCGCTGCTGCGGGGGGCGGGCGCGCGGGCGACGCGGCCATCGCCAGTTACGGCAATGCGCCTGATAGCACGGCCTCGCGCACGGCCTATGGCGCGGTGCTGCAACAGCAGGCGGCTCCGACACCCGCGCCGGCCGCGACGGCCCTGTCGGCCCCGGTCCCAGCGGCAACCGCAGCGCCAGCGGCGCAACCCTACGGCCCCACTTTGCAGGAGGGAACGGCCCAGGCGCTTGCCGCCGCGCCGCCATCCGCTGTCGCGGCAAATCCGCCCGCCGCCGGTGGAGCGGAACCGGCGCAAGGGTATGCCGCGCCATCGGCTCCGGCATCGCCCCCCGCGCCCACGCAGCCTGTCGCTCCGTCCGCGCCGGTGAATCTGGCGGATGCCTTTGCCGATTTCGCGCTGCCGACAGCCGTGCAACGCGCGCCGGGAGCGGTGGACATTACCCGGATCACCCCCCGCCGTGACGAAGTGCCTGCCGCGCGGGAAACGGCGGTGGAAGCGAAGCCGCCTGCCACCGCCACACCATCGGCGAGGGAAGCGCCAGCCAGAGGCGCGAAAGACACCAAATCCGCCACCGCAGCCAAAGCCCAGAAGGATGCGAAGAAGGACGCCAAGCCCAAGCCGCCCGCGCAGCCCAGCCGTGTATGGGTCCAGGTGGCGACAGGGCGCGATGTCGGTGCGCTCGGCTTCGACTGGCGGCGGATGACCCGGGCCAATGCGGACCTGTTCAAGGGTCAGAAACCTCACGTGGCGGTGTGGGGCCAGAGCAACCGCCTGCTGACCGGGCCTTTCCCCAATGCCGCGGAAGCGCGCGTTTTCGTCAACAAGCTCAAGAAGGACGGGCTGGATTCTTTCGTCTTCACCAGCAGCGAAGGCGAGGAAGTGAAAGCGTTGCCGGCGCGCTGA
- the ftsZ gene encoding cell division protein FtsZ gives MSINIGPPSVDELRPRITVIGVGGAGGNAIANMIQAQIEGVDFVVANTDAQALNNSIAETRIQLGPDITQGLGAGSRPEVGRAAAEETVEELERALEGVNMCFIAAGMGGGTGTGAAPVIAEVARRKGVLTVGVVTKPFLFEGSRRMRSADAGIEELQKHVDTLIVIPNQNLFLVAKAETTFKEAFELADEVLQQGVRSITDLMVMPGLINLDFADVRSVMSEMGKAMMGTGEGEGENRALEAAERAIANPLLDGVSMTGAKGVIISIIGGDDMKLLEVDEAANHIRELVDPDANIIWGSAFNPDLAGKVRVSVVATGIDQEASPARVESRPLSLGAGRAPKRPVMPLSADAELASDAAPAAAEAQPAPAPQPSFEAPAPVAAAPENPVAQPYEAPRVAAFGNHGQQPQPQAAPESDAEPFELTFALDADEPAGAPASAPAADSHANGLGNLVNDGLLNNADRLAQGDRPASPPAAAPAPAAAPAAAKPAQAGGSTLFERMANLSRNARNGADDDDDAGGSALNIPRFLGRQNNQ, from the coding sequence ATGAGCATTAATATCGGCCCGCCGTCTGTCGATGAACTCCGCCCCCGGATCACCGTGATCGGCGTTGGTGGCGCGGGCGGCAACGCCATCGCCAACATGATCCAGGCGCAGATCGAAGGCGTGGACTTCGTTGTTGCCAACACCGATGCGCAGGCGCTCAACAATTCGATCGCGGAAACGCGCATCCAGTTGGGGCCGGATATCACGCAGGGCCTCGGTGCCGGTTCGCGCCCCGAAGTGGGCCGCGCGGCCGCCGAAGAAACGGTGGAGGAGCTTGAGCGCGCTCTCGAAGGCGTGAACATGTGTTTCATCGCCGCCGGTATGGGCGGCGGCACTGGCACCGGCGCCGCGCCGGTGATCGCGGAAGTCGCGCGCCGCAAGGGCGTGCTGACGGTGGGCGTGGTGACGAAGCCGTTCCTGTTCGAAGGATCGCGCCGGATGCGTTCGGCCGACGCCGGGATCGAGGAATTGCAGAAGCATGTCGATACGCTGATCGTCATTCCGAACCAGAACCTGTTCCTCGTCGCCAAGGCTGAAACGACTTTCAAGGAAGCGTTCGAGCTGGCCGACGAAGTGCTCCAGCAGGGCGTCCGCTCTATCACCGACCTGATGGTGATGCCGGGTCTCATCAATCTCGATTTCGCCGACGTGCGTTCGGTGATGAGCGAGATGGGCAAGGCGATGATGGGCACCGGCGAAGGCGAAGGCGAAAATCGTGCGCTGGAAGCCGCCGAACGCGCCATCGCCAACCCGCTGCTCGACGGTGTGTCGATGACCGGCGCCAAGGGCGTGATCATCTCGATCATCGGCGGCGACGACATGAAGCTGCTCGAAGTCGACGAAGCGGCCAATCACATTCGCGAACTCGTCGATCCGGATGCTAACATTATCTGGGGTTCGGCGTTCAATCCCGATCTGGCGGGCAAGGTCCGCGTGTCGGTGGTCGCGACCGGTATCGATCAGGAAGCTTCGCCCGCACGGGTGGAGTCGCGCCCGCTCAGCCTTGGCGCGGGCCGTGCGCCCAAGCGTCCGGTCATGCCGCTTTCGGCCGATGCCGAACTGGCCTCCGATGCTGCTCCGGCCGCGGCGGAAGCGCAGCCCGCTCCGGCGCCGCAGCCTTCGTTCGAAGCGCCCGCTCCGGTTGCCGCCGCCCCGGAAAATCCCGTGGCCCAGCCTTACGAAGCCCCGCGTGTGGCGGCCTTCGGCAATCACGGGCAACAGCCCCAGCCGCAGGCTGCTCCCGAATCCGATGCGGAGCCGTTCGAACTGACTTTCGCACTGGATGCGGATGAGCCTGCCGGAGCGCCCGCTTCGGCCCCGGCGGCCGATTCGCATGCCAATGGCCTTGGCAATCTGGTGAATGACGGGCTGCTGAACAATGCCGATCGTCTGGCGCAGGGCGATCGGCCGGCCAGCCCGCCAGCAGCAGCGCCGGCTCCGGCGGCGGCCCCTGCCGCTGCGAAGCCCGCACAGGCCGGTGGCAGCACTCTGTTCGAGCGGATGGCCAATCTTTCGCGCAACGCACGGAACGGGGCGGACGATGATGACGATGCCGGTGGTTCGGCGCTCAACATCCCGCGCTTCCTCGGCCGCCAGAACAACCAGTAG
- the ftsA gene encoding cell division protein FtsA: MAATPRITRVFGAINIGSFRVSAMIAGLSETGEMIVLGSGHRAAQGIKRGYVTDMAAATYAVRDALERAERIANTSVSNVWIGCSGAGLSSRIAEVEIDIGGRRIEEDDIERLLAAGREAIQPDGRMVLHAQPAHYTLDGAHGVANPKGLHAERLGVDIHVMMADGAPIRNITEAVQNAHLEVEGVVGSPVSAGYACLSHEERELGVALVEFGGEVTNVSVYAGGMLLGMTAIPLGSGDITDAIASAFGIRRFQAERLKCVSGSAIASPADHREMIPVAGPGEAEDIPLARHADDKNRIPRAELISVITGQLDLLMKEVGKALKDMGFAGPRGHQVVLTGGGAELAGIADYAQNALGKPVRIGRPPALRGLPEAHSVPGFATLAGLVLYAAAAPVDIRSVGPKHQPARSYSGFGLVDRVFGALKEYF; this comes from the coding sequence ATGGCCGCGACGCCGCGCATCACCCGCGTTTTCGGCGCGATCAACATCGGCTCGTTCCGGGTTTCGGCGATGATCGCCGGGCTTTCGGAAACCGGCGAAATGATCGTGCTCGGTTCGGGGCACCGTGCCGCGCAGGGGATCAAGCGCGGCTATGTCACCGATATGGCCGCCGCCACTTATGCCGTGCGCGATGCGCTCGAACGGGCGGAACGGATCGCCAACACCAGCGTGTCGAACGTGTGGATCGGCTGTTCCGGCGCGGGGCTTTCCAGCCGTATCGCCGAAGTGGAAATCGATATAGGCGGCCGCCGGATCGAGGAAGACGATATCGAGCGGCTGCTGGCTGCCGGGCGCGAAGCGATCCAGCCCGATGGGCGGATGGTGCTGCACGCGCAGCCTGCCCATTATACGCTGGACGGGGCGCACGGTGTCGCCAATCCCAAAGGGCTCCACGCCGAACGGCTGGGGGTCGATATCCATGTCATGATGGCCGATGGCGCGCCGATCCGGAATATCACCGAAGCGGTGCAGAACGCCCACCTCGAAGTGGAAGGGGTGGTCGGATCGCCGGTTTCCGCCGGTTATGCCTGCCTCAGCCATGAAGAACGCGAACTCGGCGTGGCACTGGTCGAATTCGGCGGCGAAGTAACCAATGTCTCGGTCTATGCGGGCGGAATGCTGCTGGGGATGACCGCGATCCCGCTGGGATCGGGCGATATCACCGATGCGATCGCTTCGGCTTTCGGTATCCGCCGCTTCCAGGCCGAACGGCTCAAATGCGTTTCCGGCTCGGCCATCGCCAGCCCGGCCGATCATCGCGAGATGATTCCCGTCGCCGGACCGGGGGAGGCGGAGGATATCCCGCTGGCCCGCCACGCCGACGACAAGAACCGGATTCCCCGGGCCGAACTGATTTCGGTGATTACCGGGCAGTTGGACCTTCTGATGAAGGAAGTGGGCAAGGCGCTGAAGGATATGGGCTTCGCCGGGCCGCGCGGGCACCAGGTGGTGCTGACCGGCGGCGGTGCGGAACTGGCCGGGATTGCGGATTATGCGCAGAATGCGCTGGGCAAGCCGGTGCGGATCGGCCGGCCACCTGCACTGCGCGGCTTGCCCGAAGCACATTCCGTCCCTGGATTCGCCACTTTGGCGGGCCTCGTCCTTTACGCGGCCGCCGCGCCGGTCGATATCCGTTCGGTGGGCCCAAAACACCAGCCGGCGCGGTCCTATTCGGGTTTCGGACTCGTCGACCGGGTGTTCGGGGCCTTGAAGGAGTACTTCTGA
- a CDS encoding FtsQ-type POTRA domain-containing protein — translation MAQTIKRGGKGVRRSAAARGTARKVDKAKAQTGTALDAAMRWLPFTEEQLHRVFLILIFAALAGLVWIVASLAGVPALAQAQMAGVAANAGFEVRRVEVRGVEHMNELKVYERVLGERDRAMPLVDVAAVRSDLLGLSWVKDARVSRQLPDTLVVDIVEREPHAVLRKSDRLVLIDGTGAELEPISVAAAKGRLIVSGPGAAYQVPDLTRLLDAAPALKPQVTEAEWIGNRRWNLTFKTGQVLALPQGEKPSATALISFARLDGVNRLLGGKVAIFDMRAPERIYMRIPGRSQELAANAKERK, via the coding sequence ATGGCCCAGACGATCAAGCGTGGTGGCAAGGGCGTACGCCGATCGGCGGCGGCGCGCGGCACCGCGCGTAAGGTCGACAAGGCGAAAGCGCAGACCGGCACCGCTCTGGACGCCGCGATGCGCTGGCTGCCGTTCACCGAGGAACAGCTTCATCGCGTGTTCCTGATCCTGATTTTTGCCGCATTGGCAGGGCTGGTCTGGATCGTGGCCAGTCTGGCGGGCGTGCCCGCGCTGGCGCAGGCGCAGATGGCTGGCGTTGCCGCCAACGCCGGTTTCGAAGTGCGCCGCGTCGAAGTGCGCGGGGTCGAACACATGAACGAACTCAAAGTCTATGAGCGTGTTCTGGGCGAGCGTGACCGGGCCATGCCGCTGGTCGATGTGGCCGCCGTGCGCAGCGATCTGCTGGGCCTGAGCTGGGTCAAGGATGCGCGGGTTTCGCGCCAGTTGCCCGATACGCTGGTGGTCGACATCGTCGAACGCGAACCCCATGCCGTGCTGCGCAAGTCCGACAGGCTGGTGCTGATCGATGGGACCGGCGCCGAACTGGAACCGATTTCGGTCGCGGCGGCCAAGGGGCGGCTGATCGTATCCGGGCCGGGCGCGGCTTATCAGGTGCCCGATCTGACACGCCTGCTGGACGCCGCGCCGGCGCTCAAACCGCAGGTCACCGAAGCCGAATGGATCGGCAACCGGCGCTGGAACCTGACGTTCAAGACCGGGCAGGTGCTGGCTCTGCCGCAGGGGGAAAAGCCTTCGGCCACGGCGCTGATCTCCTTCGCCCGGCTGGATGGCGTCAATCGCCTGCTGGGGGGCAAGGTGGCGATTTTCGATATGCGGGCGCCCGAGCGGATCTACATGCGGATTCCGGGCCGTTCGCAGGAACTGGCGGCGAACGCCAAGGAGCGCAAGTAA
- a CDS encoding D-alanine--D-alanine ligase: MGNSESRQTVTASRPPLAKLHIAVLMGGWSNERPVSLMSGEGVAEALEERGHKVTRIDMDHSVAARLAEAAPDVVFNALHGVPGEDGTVQGMLDLMGIPYTHSGLATSVIAIDKELTKQALVPHGIPMPGGRVVHRDELHAADPLARPYVLKPVNEGSSVGVAIVTANSNYGNPISRDVRGPWQEFEELLAEPYIKGHELTVAVIAGPDGPRALTVTELVPKSGFYDFDAKYTDGMTEHVCPAQIPEHIADLCKSYAVQAHKALGCAGTSRSDFRWDDEQGEQGLFLLEVNTQPGMTPLSLVPEQAKYCGMAYGELVEAIIADALARTGGKADGADGERSGRNG; the protein is encoded by the coding sequence ATGGGAAATTCAGAGAGTAGGCAGACCGTGACGGCTTCCAGACCCCCTTTGGCCAAACTCCATATCGCCGTGCTGATGGGCGGTTGGTCGAACGAACGGCCAGTCTCGCTGATGAGCGGCGAAGGCGTGGCCGAGGCGTTGGAAGAACGCGGCCATAAGGTGACGCGGATCGATATGGATCATTCGGTTGCCGCGCGGCTGGCCGAAGCGGCGCCCGATGTGGTGTTCAACGCACTGCACGGCGTGCCGGGGGAAGACGGCACAGTGCAGGGCATGCTCGATCTGATGGGCATCCCCTATACCCATTCGGGCCTGGCGACTTCGGTCATCGCGATCGACAAGGAACTGACCAAACAGGCGCTGGTGCCGCATGGCATCCCGATGCCGGGTGGACGCGTGGTTCATCGGGACGAACTGCACGCCGCCGATCCGCTGGCCCGGCCTTATGTGCTGAAGCCGGTCAACGAAGGGTCTTCGGTCGGCGTCGCTATCGTCACGGCGAACAGCAATTACGGCAATCCGATCAGCCGCGACGTGCGCGGCCCATGGCAGGAATTCGAGGAACTGCTGGCCGAACCCTACATCAAGGGGCACGAACTGACCGTGGCGGTGATTGCCGGGCCGGATGGTCCGCGCGCGCTGACGGTGACGGAACTGGTGCCCAAGTCGGGCTTCTACGATTTCGATGCCAAATATACCGACGGCATGACCGAGCATGTCTGCCCGGCGCAGATTCCCGAACACATTGCGGACCTGTGCAAGAGCTACGCGGTGCAGGCGCACAAGGCGCTGGGCTGCGCGGGCACCAGCCGTTCGGACTTCCGCTGGGACGACGAACAAGGCGAACAGGGGCTGTTCCTGCTGGAAGTGAACACGCAGCCGGGGATGACTCCGCTCAGCCTCGTGCCCGAGCAGGCAAAGTATTGCGGAATGGCCTATGGCGAACTGGTCGAAGCGATCATTGCCGATGCTCTGGCCAGAACAGGCGGCAAGGCAGACGGGGCCGATGGGGAACGGTCCGGCAGGAACGGGTAG